GCAACGGCTACTGGACCAACACCAACCCCAACGGCGTGGCGGCCCCGCCCGTCTCGGCGCCGGTCGACATCTTCAACCGGACCACGGGGCAGCGCATTCTGTCGCTCAACTTTGCCCGTACCGCGCCCACGCCAACCAACGCCAACCTGCCGCCGCCCATCACGCCCCGCGTGCCGCAAGGCTGCTCGGTGCAGGGCCCCAGCCAGCCGTTCTACCTCTGCAAGTACGTGCAGGTGGTGAACCTGCCCGTATCGTTTGATGGCTATTACGCCGTGTATTCGGTGACGGCCCGCAACAACGACCTCACCAACATCGAGAACACGCTGGGCGGCCCCAACGGCGGCAACGTGCCCCTCACCCTCTACGTGAGCATGGCCCCGCCGCTGATTACCAACCGCTCGCCGGTGTTTTCGGACACGGCCGTGGCGGTGGTGTGTCAGAACGACACCACCATCACCCTCAACAACGCCGTGGACCCCGACGGCGACCGCCTGGTGTATTCCTTCGGCACGCCCTACGGCACGCTGAGCGGCACGGGCCTGTTTCCGCCCCTGCCCAACCCCGTGCCCTACAAAACCGGTTACAGCGGCCCCAACCCCTTTGGCACCGGCGCCGGCAACTTTGCCCTGATTAACGCCTCGACGGGCATTTCGAAGTACGGCGGCACCACTTTGGGCAAGTTTGTGGTGGCCGTCGACGTGTCGGAATACCGCACCATCAACGGGCGCGAAGTGCTGCTGGGCACCACGCGACGCGACCTGCAATTGCTGGTTTCGACCTGCCCCGCCACGCCACCGCCCGTGCTGCCCCCGTCCCTCCCCTTGCCCCGCACCTATACCATTGAGGAAGGCCAGAGCCTGAGCATCCCCATTTCGGCCACCCAGGCCAGCAACCACCCGCTGGTGCTCACCGTGAACAGCGCCCTGCTCGACGGCAGCGGTCCATTTAATACCACCTTCGCGGGCAGCACCGGCACCGTGCAGCCGGGCAACCTGACCGGCACGGCTTCGGCCAGCGGCACGGGCTCGGTGGCGGGCACTTTCGTGTTCAACTCCACCTGCGGCAATGCCCGCTCCACGCCCTACGACCTGGGCGTGACGGTGAAAGACAACGGCTGCGGCGGCAAGATTGCCTCCGACGTGTTCCGCATCACGGTGAACCGCGCCGCCGGCCCCACGGCCATCAACGGCCCCACCACGGTATGCGACCCGGCCACCGTACGCACCTACACGGCGGCCGGCCCGGTGCCGGCGTCGTACCGCTGGCGCGTGACGGGCGGCGTCATCACCAGCGGCCAGGGAACTAACTCCGTGAACGTGACTTGGAACAACGCCAACGCCACCGGCACGCTAGTGCTCAAAGGCATTTCCACGTATGGCTGCCCCACCGACTCGGTGACCCAGAACGTGGACATTCGCCCGCTGCCCGCCCTCACCGTGACGGCCAGTGCTTCCAGCATTTGCCTGGGCGGCAACGCCACCCTCACCGTGACCGGCCAGGCTGGCCTGACCTATACCTGGAGCGGCGGCGGCCAAAGCTCGACCACTACCTCCATCACGGTAGCCCCCACCACCACCACCGTCTATACCGTGGTGGGCTCCGATGGTACCTGTACTACTTCGACTTCCTTCACCGTGACCGTGACGGCACCGCCCACGGCTACCGCCGGCCCCAACCGTACCATATGCCCCAACGTGGCTTCGACGCCGCTCGGCGTGGCGCCGGTGACGGGCTATACGTACTTGTGGAGCCCGGCCCTGGGCCTGAGCAGCACCACGGCCGCCCAGCCCACCGTGACGCTGCCCAACACCACCGGCGCCCCCATCCGGCAGGGCTACAAGCTGACCGTGACCGCCGGCGCCGGCTGCACCAGCACCGACTCGGTGTACGTGACGGTGAGCCCCGCCGCCGCCGCCAATGCCGGCGTGGCCCGCGCCACCTGCTCGGGCATTGCCTCGGCCACGTTGGGCTCGGCGGCGCTGCCCGGCTACACCTATAGCTGGAGCCCGGCCACCGGTCTGAGCAGCACCACGGCCGCCCAACCCACCGTGACGCTGCCCAACACCACCGGCGCGGCCATCACCCAGACCTATACGCTGACTGCCACCAGCCCGCAGGGCTGCACGGCCACTTCCACCGTGGTGGTGACCATCAACCCGGCCGCCGTGTCCTCGCCCGGCCCGGCCATCAGCTTCTGCTCGGGCACCACGTCGGCGCCCCTGGGCGGCACGGCCACGCCGGTGGCCGGCACCACCTACAGCTGGAGCCCAACTACTGGCCTGAGCAACCCCAGCATTCTGAACCCGACCGTGACCGGCACCAACACCACCGGCGCGCCCATCGTCACGACCTACACCCTGACGGCCACTACGGCCAGCGGCTGCGTAAGCACCGCCACGGTGGCCGTGACCATCAACCCGGCGGCGGTGGCTAACGTTGGCCCGGCCCGCACCACCTGCTCGAACGTGCCGGTGAGCATCGGCGGCACGGCCGTGACGGGCTACACCTACAGCTGGAGCCCGGCCACGGGCCTGAGCAGCCCCACGGCGGCCAACCCCACCGTGACCCTGCCCAACCTGGGCACCGCCGACATCACCCAGACCTACACGCTGACGGCGACCACCGCCAACGGCTGCGTGGCCACGGCCACGGTGGTTGTCACCGTGAACCCGGCCTCGGTAGCCGACGCGGGCCCGGCCAAGCAAACCTGCTCGAACGTGCCGGTGGCCATTGGTGCTACCGCCGTAACGGGCTACACCTACAGCTGGAGCCCCGTCACGGGCCTGAGCAGCCCCACGGCGGCCAACCCCACCGTGACCCTGCCCAACCTGACCAACGCGCCCATTGTGACCACCTATACGCTCACGGCCACCACGGCCAATGGCTGTGTGGCCACCAACACGGTAGC
This DNA window, taken from Hymenobacter sp. 5317J-9, encodes the following:
- a CDS encoding gliding motility-associated C-terminal domain-containing protein — its product is MFKTLPRRFFGAILLLALLVLGARPAQATHLLGGEMSYRYLDANGTTASPFRYEITVTIYSNGYWTNTNPNGVAAPPVSAPVDIFNRTTGQRILSLNFARTAPTPTNANLPPPITPRVPQGCSVQGPSQPFYLCKYVQVVNLPVSFDGYYAVYSVTARNNDLTNIENTLGGPNGGNVPLTLYVSMAPPLITNRSPVFSDTAVAVVCQNDTTITLNNAVDPDGDRLVYSFGTPYGTLSGTGLFPPLPNPVPYKTGYSGPNPFGTGAGNFALINASTGISKYGGTTLGKFVVAVDVSEYRTINGREVLLGTTRRDLQLLVSTCPATPPPVLPPSLPLPRTYTIEEGQSLSIPISATQASNHPLVLTVNSALLDGSGPFNTTFAGSTGTVQPGNLTGTASASGTGSVAGTFVFNSTCGNARSTPYDLGVTVKDNGCGGKIASDVFRITVNRAAGPTAINGPTTVCDPATVRTYTAAGPVPASYRWRVTGGVITSGQGTNSVNVTWNNANATGTLVLKGISTYGCPTDSVTQNVDIRPLPALTVTASASSICLGGNATLTVTGQAGLTYTWSGGGQSSTTTSITVAPTTTTVYTVVGSDGTCTTSTSFTVTVTAPPTATAGPNRTICPNVASTPLGVAPVTGYTYLWSPALGLSSTTAAQPTVTLPNTTGAPIRQGYKLTVTAGAGCTSTDSVYVTVSPAAAANAGVARATCSGIASATLGSAALPGYTYSWSPATGLSSTTAAQPTVTLPNTTGAAITQTYTLTATSPQGCTATSTVVVTINPAAVSSPGPAISFCSGTTSAPLGGTATPVAGTTYSWSPTTGLSNPSILNPTVTGTNTTGAPIVTTYTLTATTASGCVSTATVAVTINPAAVANVGPARTTCSNVPVSIGGTAVTGYTYSWSPATGLSSPTAANPTVTLPNLGTADITQTYTLTATTANGCVATATVVVTVNPASVADAGPAKQTCSNVPVAIGATAVTGYTYSWSPVTGLSSPTAANPTVTLPNLTNAPIVTTYTLTATTANGCVATNTVAVTVNPAAVAVPGTNQAVCSDGTITLGAAPVTGYTYSWSPALGLSSTTVANPTFTLTNTTNAPIVTTYTLTATTANGCVSTGTVTVTVNPAAVASPGPAVAVCDKSRVTLGTPALPGYTYRWTPSANLSSPGVAQPVLTGVNTTAAPITLTYTLTATTANGCVSTGTVTVTVNPRPAPEPIVGPASVCPTVTGIAYSVPTPAATAYTWLIQGGTIASGQGTPAVTVNWGAAQTGAYLKVFRLNAQGCSSDTTTLPIVINQRLQTVRPTGPGDIAQLPLPVRGVCQADGPYTYRSGSFAAGSSYSWFIVGGTQVSTSQNTVTVNWNPVTVPTIGKIVVTETSNPAGGVCRGESDTLKVLINPSPRPSLAITGPVRVCQGSGPATFSLPGGFTGSTYVFQLSGTTLAGTGNSRTLATLPAPGTYTLTAQETSSAGCVGPLYSVPFTVNPTPTAPTISGSGFVCNTAVAQQYTVANAPAGATYQWTVVGGTITSTPATASTVTVRFNATGPYSVSAVEVSASPASCPSAATTRTILFDAPSVALTLGSVDVASNNRIVLTLTAPGSANTPNQVQVLRRVAGVGNFAVVGQAAVSATTYTDASGVDASANSYEYRLDLTNGCGTLVSSTVVQTVRLTAAATPGAGRDQGSVAFAWNAYQGFTVKEYRIYRRSDAGAATLVTTVPAAVLQATVSNTDASNVASGFGFQQNFRVVAVSTDATERLSNSNEARVDFANNTKVYNIITPNRDGQNDVLVIDNIQLYPGNTFTVFNRWGREVYKTTNYRNNWGGDDNTPAGNYFYLLTLPNGTSIKNWFEIVK